In a genomic window of Thalassotalea piscium:
- a CDS encoding Shedu immune nuclease family protein yields the protein MARLLPGDFTPEDLNIDIEEVFPNCIEVFYTPSISDLKDAGLDTQDLSLHKRKIAEISGQDHYISVYPIYTLPTHPDYLKQKYEQINVITIVIDIDTAPYSKEEVIDVLQMLPAGFIKDIRYGLGLTKEYQAIISAIEDHSDHQCIVIGSEETGDSDYEYFHLNMNDYDEMRCSCNRITERARKAARITKSATTYNHLAYRLGVEQKPLPTNNDAISKMLRIKITNSDKQAAMNMVTEDKSAVKQTDSVTLAKLKSDIELVSLERLITSYAELLDKRTKEDTWQELFNQNPFILSLAFGYPAIKISDQASIGGKRLSGDGEKIADYLIKNGMTNNLALIEIKKPSSALLNKTAYRGSVYCASTELTGSVTQVLDQCYQLQQNIATIKNNNRLYDIESYAVHCILIIGRLPVNDDEIKSFEIYRRNSKNVQIITFDELLLKLKQLHEFLGNDSDSDKDTSL from the coding sequence ATGGCGAGGTTATTACCAGGGGATTTTACGCCTGAAGATTTGAATATTGATATCGAAGAAGTATTTCCGAATTGTATTGAGGTTTTTTACACACCAAGTATTAGTGATTTAAAAGATGCTGGATTAGATACCCAAGATTTAAGTCTGCACAAAAGAAAAATAGCCGAAATTAGTGGTCAGGATCATTACATTTCTGTCTACCCCATATATACCTTGCCAACCCATCCGGACTACCTAAAACAAAAGTATGAGCAAATTAATGTTATCACCATAGTAATAGACATAGACACTGCTCCATATTCGAAAGAAGAAGTCATAGATGTATTACAGATGCTACCAGCAGGCTTCATAAAAGATATTCGATATGGCTTAGGGTTAACAAAAGAGTATCAAGCGATCATTTCAGCTATTGAAGACCATTCTGATCACCAGTGTATTGTGATAGGCTCTGAGGAAACTGGTGATTCAGATTATGAGTATTTTCATCTAAACATGAATGATTATGATGAAATGCGCTGCTCATGTAACCGCATTACCGAAAGAGCTAGGAAAGCAGCCCGAATAACAAAATCCGCAACCACATATAATCATCTTGCCTATCGATTAGGAGTGGAGCAAAAACCATTGCCTACCAATAACGACGCGATTAGCAAAATGCTTAGGATAAAAATAACGAATAGTGATAAGCAAGCGGCCATGAACATGGTGACAGAAGACAAGTCAGCGGTAAAACAAACTGACTCTGTGACCTTGGCTAAGTTAAAAAGTGATATCGAACTTGTATCACTTGAGCGACTGATTACTTCCTATGCAGAGCTGCTTGATAAAAGAACGAAAGAAGATACATGGCAAGAATTGTTTAATCAAAATCCATTTATTTTGAGCTTAGCTTTTGGTTACCCAGCAATAAAAATATCAGATCAAGCCAGTATCGGTGGAAAGCGCTTGAGTGGTGACGGTGAAAAGATTGCTGATTACCTAATAAAAAATGGAATGACAAATAACCTTGCGCTGATTGAAATTAAGAAACCGTCTTCGGCATTGTTGAACAAAACAGCCTATAGGGGTTCTGTTTACTGCGCATCAACAGAGCTAACAGGCTCAGTGACTCAAGTACTCGATCAGTGCTATCAACTTCAACAAAACATCGCCACAATAAAAAACAATAATCGACTGTATGATATAGAGTCTTATGCAGTGCATTGCATTTTAATTATTGGAAGACTGCCTGTGAATGACGACGAGATAAAGTCTTTCGAGATATATCGCCGTAATTCAAAAAACGTACAAATTATTACCTTCGATGAGCTACTCCTCAAATTAAAACAATTACACGAGTTCCTCGGTAATGACAGCGATAGCGACAAGGACACTAGCTTATGA
- a CDS encoding ATP-binding protein, producing the protein MPVFEAVVNSIQSIEEKGATTNRKVTLQINRSPQNSLNLDIKSLPPIVGFTIVDNGCGFDEDNFRSFETLDSDHKIAKGCRGVGRLMWLKVFDLVEVQSHFVSDEGELKLRKFNFDAKLGVHQETVSSATQSHTGTKIKLVGFDDSYRKQAPIKGVSIANQLLEHVLWYFVRQGSAPNIQVEDNGEVFDLDKLLEEHMHSSASTETIKVREYAFELTHIKFRASVNKKHQLALCAANRLVKEESIQGKLPGLYGKISDTTGDFIYTCYVSSEYLDQHVRSERTSFDIAEDVEGMLNDVSFKDIREAVLARAKEYLKDVLAENVKSGRKRVEDFINNHAPRYRPIANYIPEDLLIVDPDKSDKELELHLHAQWYEVESQLVSDGHDIMKPHNEDHIEEYKVKLGEYLQRAEDLKKSDLANYVSHRKVIIDLLQKSIERLDSGKYAREDLIHELIMPMRKDSSEVLFDSSNLWLIDERLAFHNYLASDKTFNAMPITDNDSKKEPDLLSLRVFDNPILVNDQTSFPLAAITVIEIKRPMRNDMREGEDKDPIDQALSYLEKVREGKVTTKSGRPIPGNNDIPGYCYVLCDLTESMHKRCRRANLRITSDGMGYFGYNEPSHAYIEVITFDQLVKAAKERNRAFFDKLGLPTN; encoded by the coding sequence ATGCCAGTGTTCGAAGCTGTAGTGAATTCAATTCAATCTATTGAAGAAAAAGGGGCAACCACAAATCGCAAGGTTACACTTCAGATTAACCGTTCACCGCAGAACAGCCTCAACCTAGATATAAAGTCTTTACCTCCTATAGTGGGTTTCACTATCGTTGATAATGGTTGTGGCTTTGATGAAGATAACTTCAGGTCTTTTGAGACGCTCGATTCAGATCACAAAATTGCTAAAGGGTGCCGTGGTGTTGGACGACTGATGTGGCTGAAGGTATTTGATTTGGTTGAAGTACAAAGTCACTTTGTAAGCGATGAAGGTGAGCTTAAACTACGAAAGTTCAACTTTGATGCAAAACTTGGTGTCCACCAAGAAACAGTATCGTCTGCGACCCAAAGCCATACTGGTACAAAGATAAAACTCGTTGGCTTCGATGACAGTTATCGAAAACAAGCTCCTATCAAAGGCGTATCCATCGCAAACCAGCTGCTTGAACATGTACTCTGGTATTTTGTACGTCAAGGCAGTGCACCGAATATACAGGTTGAGGACAATGGAGAAGTTTTCGACCTAGATAAGCTATTAGAAGAACATATGCATTCAAGTGCATCCACTGAAACAATTAAAGTTCGTGAATATGCTTTCGAATTGACCCACATAAAATTTCGTGCGTCGGTTAACAAAAAACACCAATTGGCTCTTTGCGCTGCGAATAGACTTGTTAAAGAAGAATCTATTCAGGGTAAACTTCCTGGTTTATATGGGAAAATTTCAGATACTACTGGTGACTTTATCTACACTTGCTATGTGTCTTCAGAATACCTAGATCAACATGTTCGAAGTGAGCGTACATCTTTTGATATAGCCGAAGATGTAGAAGGGATGCTAAACGATGTGAGCTTTAAAGACATTAGAGAAGCTGTCTTAGCTCGTGCAAAAGAATACTTAAAAGATGTATTAGCGGAAAACGTAAAATCTGGCCGAAAACGAGTAGAAGACTTCATCAATAATCATGCCCCCCGTTACAGGCCTATTGCAAATTATATACCTGAAGACCTATTGATTGTTGATCCCGATAAGTCAGATAAAGAGTTAGAGTTACATCTTCATGCACAATGGTACGAAGTTGAAAGCCAGTTAGTCAGTGACGGGCATGACATCATGAAACCTCACAATGAGGATCATATTGAAGAATATAAAGTGAAGCTTGGTGAATACCTGCAAAGAGCTGAAGACTTAAAGAAATCAGATCTTGCCAATTACGTCTCGCATCGAAAAGTCATTATTGATTTACTCCAAAAGTCTATTGAGCGTCTAGATAGTGGTAAATACGCCCGTGAAGATTTGATTCACGAACTGATTATGCCAATGAGAAAAGACTCTAGTGAAGTATTGTTTGATTCAAGCAACCTATGGCTTATAGATGAAAGGCTAGCATTCCATAATTATTTAGCTTCCGACAAAACATTCAATGCTATGCCAATCACAGATAATGACTCTAAGAAGGAGCCAGATCTTCTTAGCTTGAGAGTTTTCGATAACCCTATTCTAGTTAACGATCAAACAAGTTTCCCTTTGGCTGCCATTACGGTAATAGAGATAAAACGCCCAATGCGCAACGATATGCGAGAAGGTGAAGACAAAGATCCAATAGACCAAGCATTAAGTTACTTGGAAAAAGTTCGCGAGGGAAAAGTAACAACTAAATCAGGTCGCCCAATCCCTGGAAATAATGACATTCCTGGTTATTGCTACGTACTTTGTGACTTAACTGAGTCGATGCACAAGCGATGTCGCAGAGCAAACTTGAGGATTACTTCGGACGGAATGGGCTACTTTGGATATAACGAACCATCTCATGCTTACATTGAAGTTATAACTTTTGACCAACTCGTTAAGGCTGCAAAAGAGAGAAATAGAGCTTTCTTTGACAAACTTGGGTTACCAACCAATTAA
- a CDS encoding N(5)-(carboxyethyl)ornithine synthase, which yields MDTLRLGVIGTSKKIDERRVPIHPEHLIRLPEKIRKQLTFELGYGEPFGWSDLQLSEIIGGVASRDELLETMDILIVCKPVLADFEQLKYKGVLWGYPHSVQQQQVAQTAIDREQTIIAFEDMFVWGPQGQVGRHTFYKNNEMAGYCGVLHALQLKGIDGHYGNQRKVLIFSFGAVSRGAIYALKAHGFRDITICIQRPDYEVREEVLDCHYVTLRAGRKNEARMIIVEHDGKERPLSELISESGIIVNGIYQDTNYPVNFVTEAEKNCLRPDSLIIDVSCDEGMGFFFAKPTTFKAPMFRVESIDYYAVDHTPSYLWESASRSISAALLSHLPSVAAGHDSWQKNETIRRAINIEQGHVLKKEILTFQNRMSEYPHLIT from the coding sequence ATGGACACTCTAAGGTTAGGAGTTATCGGCACATCTAAAAAAATAGATGAACGTCGCGTTCCAATTCATCCTGAACATTTAATAAGACTACCAGAGAAAATACGAAAACAGTTAACATTTGAACTAGGCTATGGCGAACCATTTGGTTGGTCAGACTTACAACTATCAGAAATAATAGGTGGAGTAGCGTCAAGAGACGAATTGCTCGAAACTATGGATATTTTAATAGTGTGCAAACCCGTATTAGCAGACTTCGAACAACTTAAATATAAAGGGGTTTTATGGGGTTATCCACATAGTGTTCAGCAGCAACAAGTAGCACAAACAGCGATAGATCGTGAGCAAACTATAATTGCATTTGAAGATATGTTTGTTTGGGGTCCGCAAGGACAAGTAGGCCGACATACTTTTTACAAAAACAATGAAATGGCCGGTTATTGTGGCGTGTTGCACGCTTTGCAACTAAAAGGGATTGATGGTCATTATGGTAACCAACGTAAAGTACTTATTTTTAGTTTTGGCGCTGTTAGCCGAGGCGCAATTTATGCGTTAAAAGCGCACGGATTTAGAGATATTACTATTTGTATTCAACGACCTGATTACGAAGTAAGAGAAGAGGTGCTTGATTGTCATTATGTAACGCTTAGAGCAGGGAGAAAAAATGAAGCAAGGATGATAATAGTTGAGCATGATGGAAAAGAGCGACCACTATCTGAGCTTATCAGCGAGTCAGGTATTATTGTAAATGGCATATACCAAGACACTAATTACCCAGTTAACTTTGTGACAGAAGCGGAAAAAAATTGTCTTAGACCAGACAGTTTAATCATAGATGTTAGTTGCGATGAAGGTATGGGGTTCTTTTTTGCTAAGCCAACAACATTTAAAGCACCAATGTTTAGGGTTGAAAGCATTGATTACTACGCTGTAGATCATACACCTAGTTATTTATGGGAAAGTGCATCACGTTCAATATCTGCTGCACTGTTATCACATTTACCTTCTGTTGCTGCAGGGCATGATTCTTGGCAAAAAAATGAAACAATTCGTCGGGCTATTAATATTGAACAAGGGCATGTGTTAAAAAAAGAAATTTTAACATTCCAAAATAGAATGAGTGAATACCCTCACCTAATTACATAG
- a CDS encoding DeoR/GlpR family DNA-binding transcription regulator: MSKRNTKQRRHIIITDLNQHGEVSVDQLAKKFETSEVTIRKDLAALENSGLLLRRYGGAVSLPTELIEPKNEKVSKRKVAIAKKAASLIRDHNRIIIDSGSTTSALVKELGKKDGLVVMTNSLAIASDIHALEDEPTLLMTGGTWDPHSESFQGKVAESVLRSYDFDQLFIGADGIDIERGTTTFNELLGLSQVMAAVSREVIVMIESEKFNRKIPNLEIPWTQVHTLITDDDLSLEIKEKLIAQGVNLVCAK, encoded by the coding sequence ATGTCTAAAAGAAACACTAAACAACGCCGCCATATTATCATTACTGACCTGAACCAACATGGTGAAGTAAGTGTTGACCAGTTAGCGAAAAAGTTTGAAACATCTGAAGTAACAATAAGAAAAGATTTAGCCGCGTTAGAAAACAGTGGTTTACTGTTAAGACGATACGGTGGTGCAGTTTCATTACCAACTGAACTGATAGAGCCTAAAAATGAAAAGGTTTCGAAACGAAAGGTTGCTATTGCAAAAAAAGCGGCAAGTTTAATTAGAGATCATAACCGTATTATTATAGACAGTGGCAGTACTACTTCGGCATTAGTAAAAGAACTTGGTAAGAAAGATGGCTTAGTAGTAATGACTAACTCATTAGCCATTGCGTCTGATATTCATGCATTGGAAGATGAACCCACATTATTGATGACCGGTGGAACGTGGGATCCTCATTCCGAATCATTTCAAGGAAAAGTTGCAGAAAGTGTATTGCGCTCTTATGATTTTGATCAATTATTTATTGGTGCTGATGGCATAGATATAGAACGTGGTACTACAACATTCAACGAGCTTCTAGGGCTTAGCCAAGTAATGGCTGCGGTATCAAGAGAAGTTATTGTAATGATTGAGTCAGAAAAGTTTAACCGAAAAATCCCTAATTTAGAAATACCATGGACACAAGTTCATACTTTAATAACAGATGACGACCTTTCATTAGAAATAAAAGAAAAGCTAATAGCGCAGGGCGTTAATTTAGTTTGTGCTAAATAG
- a CDS encoding N-6 DNA methylase, with protein MSLQQKIDRITDILRRDDGISGAMHYTEQTSWVLFLKFLDDYESEKEDEAVLSGKNYQPVLDEEHRWSKWACPKNEDGKLDINKVRTGDDLTEYVNSELFPYLKGFANSAITGSGADPKSFAYKIGAIFQYLDNKVASGHTLREVLDIVDTLNFQSEAEMFELSLVYEGLLQNMGDAGGYAGEFYTPRPVVKAMVKALDPKPLDKIYDAAAGSCGFLVEAFEYNKPKEFKKRAGRELTSEEYDFQRVDAYWGFEKTSLAYVMGMMNMILHGIESPNLFRGNTLTQNIRDIQEKDRYDIILANPPFGGKEKSQIQQNFPIQSNATELLFLQHFMKTLKSGGKAAIVVPEGVLFQTNSAFKQVKQELLENFNLHTILSLPAGVFLPYSGVKTNVLFFERSGGTSDVWYYECEPEQKLTKNKPITDDHLKEFVELYDSREATDRSWTVSASKLAEDYDLSAKNPAKQKDAEHLAPSDILKQIRIKEKLVSSLLDEIEDLLAEK; from the coding sequence ATGTCATTACAACAAAAGATTGACCGAATTACCGACATACTGCGCCGTGATGATGGCATTAGCGGTGCAATGCACTATACCGAGCAAACCTCTTGGGTACTGTTCTTAAAGTTTTTGGATGATTACGAGTCTGAAAAAGAAGATGAAGCAGTTCTGTCAGGTAAAAACTATCAACCGGTATTAGATGAAGAGCACCGATGGTCAAAATGGGCCTGTCCTAAAAACGAGGATGGCAAACTAGATATCAACAAAGTTCGGACAGGTGATGACCTTACAGAATATGTTAATAGCGAATTATTCCCTTATCTAAAAGGATTCGCCAATTCGGCTATCACAGGTTCAGGGGCAGACCCAAAGTCTTTTGCCTATAAAATTGGTGCTATTTTCCAATATTTAGATAACAAAGTTGCCTCTGGCCATACCTTGCGCGAAGTGTTGGATATTGTCGACACCCTGAACTTCCAATCTGAAGCTGAGATGTTTGAGTTATCTTTAGTCTATGAGGGGTTGCTTCAAAATATGGGAGATGCGGGTGGTTACGCGGGCGAATTTTACACCCCTCGCCCTGTAGTGAAAGCTATGGTAAAGGCTCTAGATCCTAAGCCACTTGATAAAATTTATGATGCAGCAGCCGGCTCATGCGGATTCTTAGTTGAAGCATTTGAATACAATAAGCCTAAAGAATTCAAGAAGAGAGCAGGGCGAGAACTTACAAGCGAAGAATATGACTTTCAACGCGTAGATGCGTATTGGGGCTTTGAAAAAACCTCATTGGCTTATGTAATGGGCATGATGAACATGATTTTACATGGCATCGAATCTCCCAACCTATTCCGTGGTAATACCCTTACTCAGAATATCCGTGATATTCAGGAAAAAGACCGTTACGACATTATTCTGGCTAACCCTCCTTTTGGTGGTAAAGAAAAGTCGCAAATTCAGCAAAACTTTCCTATACAAAGTAACGCCACCGAATTGCTGTTTTTACAGCATTTTATGAAAACCCTAAAAAGTGGTGGCAAAGCAGCCATCGTGGTACCAGAAGGCGTGCTATTCCAAACCAACAGCGCCTTTAAGCAAGTCAAACAAGAACTGCTGGAGAACTTTAACCTGCACACTATATTAAGCCTGCCTGCTGGGGTATTTTTGCCGTATTCAGGCGTTAAAACCAACGTGTTGTTTTTTGAGCGCAGCGGCGGTACTAGCGATGTGTGGTACTACGAATGTGAGCCTGAGCAAAAGCTTACTAAAAACAAACCGATCACCGATGATCACCTTAAAGAGTTTGTTGAGCTGTATGACAGCAGAGAAGCCACCGATCGTTCGTGGACTGTATCGGCCAGCAAGCTAGCCGAAGATTATGATCTGTCCGCTAAAAACCCAGCCAAACAAAAAGATGCCGAGCACTTAGCGCCAAGCGATATCCTTAAGCAGATCCGCATCAAGGAAAAACTGGTATCTAGCCTGTTGGATGAAATTGAAGACCTGTTGGCGGAGAAATAA
- a CDS encoding restriction endonuclease subunit S — protein MEQVLYSLPDGWKYQKLKTLIKMHYGKALKAANRIEGEVPVYGSNGVVGSHNEYLWDQPTVVIGRKGSVGEANLAFTPSWTIDTAYYVEIIDHEVLNLMYFYYFADRFDVSSISQKGVKPGINRNDYLNLSFPLPPINEQERIVEKLDALLTRIDSAIEHLQESVTLKNSLLQSALDGQFSAITERMTIESLAEVKGGKRLPKGEKLSDEETEHPYIRVSDFTDKGTIDLSGIKYISKEIHEQIKRYVICKDDLYISIAGTIGKTGFVPPELDGANLTENAAKLVIKDKQQLDLSYLYLFTLTSDFSAQAGLATKTVAQPKLALTRLSKIEIPMCSLEEQKLLISTIEALKRKIHDAETVLLGKMDDLKSLKASILDSAFKGEL, from the coding sequence ATGGAACAGGTTTTGTATTCATTACCGGACGGGTGGAAATATCAAAAGCTTAAAACACTAATAAAAATGCATTACGGCAAAGCTTTAAAGGCCGCCAATCGTATTGAAGGGGAAGTACCAGTATATGGCTCTAATGGTGTCGTAGGAAGCCATAATGAATATTTGTGGGACCAACCCACAGTTGTTATTGGTCGAAAGGGCTCTGTTGGTGAAGCAAATCTTGCCTTTACTCCTTCTTGGACAATTGACACTGCATACTACGTAGAAATTATTGATCACGAAGTTTTGAATCTTATGTATTTCTATTACTTTGCTGATAGGTTCGATGTTTCGTCAATATCTCAAAAAGGGGTTAAACCTGGTATTAATCGCAATGATTATTTGAATTTGAGTTTCCCTTTGCCTCCAATCAATGAACAAGAACGCATAGTCGAAAAACTCGATGCATTGCTCACCCGCATCGACTCCGCCATTGAGCATTTGCAGGAAAGCGTCACATTGAAAAATAGCCTTCTTCAATCAGCACTCGATGGTCAGTTTTCAGCTATCACTGAGAGAATGACGATTGAATCGCTGGCTGAGGTAAAAGGTGGCAAGCGCTTACCGAAAGGCGAAAAGCTAAGTGATGAAGAGACTGAGCACCCATATATCCGAGTGTCGGATTTTACAGATAAAGGAACGATAGATTTATCTGGTATCAAGTACATATCGAAAGAAATCCACGAACAAATCAAACGCTATGTGATTTGCAAGGACGACCTTTATATCAGTATTGCTGGGACTATCGGTAAGACAGGTTTCGTTCCCCCAGAATTGGACGGTGCAAACCTGACAGAAAACGCTGCTAAGTTGGTTATCAAAGATAAACAACAACTAGATTTAAGCTACCTGTATCTGTTTACATTGACCTCTGATTTCTCTGCGCAGGCAGGGTTAGCGACCAAGACAGTTGCACAGCCTAAGTTGGCGCTAACTCGTTTAAGCAAAATTGAAATCCCAATGTGTTCATTGGAAGAGCAGAAGTTATTGATATCAACGATTGAAGCACTCAAACGTAAAATTCACGACGCGGAAACAGTCCTTCTAGGGAAAATGGATGACTTAAAAAGCTTAAAAGCATCAATTCTTGATTCCGCCTTTAAAGGCGAGCTCTAA
- the glmS gene encoding glutamine--fructose-6-phosphate transaminase (isomerizing) translates to MCGIVGAVAQRDVADILVEGLKRLEYRGYDSAGVAIINNNKTLQRARRLGKVQELADALKNEPLSGGTGIAHTRWATHGAPSEINAHPHVSSENIAVVHNGIIENHQDLKEKLQALGYHFSSETDTEVIAHLVHHELKTAATLVAAVQATVKQLDGAYGTVVMDSNDNTRLVVARSGSPLVIGYGLGENFIASDMMALLPVTRKFAFLEEGDVAEVTRYDVNVFAENGEAVTREAKEHDISQDSGDKGEYRHYMLKETYEQPTAIRNTLEGRLVGGKLDNNSFGEGADDIFKEIEHVQIIACGTSYHSGMVARYWLEAMAGVSCNIEIASEFRYRKSHVPKNALIVTISQSGETADTLAALRLAKDLGYRASLTICNVQGSSLVRESDLAFMTKAGVEIGVASTKAFTTQLVGLLMMTLAIGQHHGMTEQMQQDIAQSLMMLPNKLDEVLALADSIEDLAEDFADKNHALFLGRGDQYPIAMEGALKLKEISYIHAEAYAAGELKHGPLALIDAEMPVIVVAPQNDLIEKLKSNVEEVRARGGLMYVFADTDAKFESDDTMTVINVPHCDDIIAPIVYTLPLQLLSYYVAIIKGTDVDQPRNLAKSVTVE, encoded by the coding sequence ATGTGTGGAATTGTAGGCGCTGTAGCACAGCGTGATGTAGCAGATATATTAGTAGAAGGCTTAAAGCGATTAGAATATCGCGGCTATGACTCTGCTGGCGTTGCAATAATAAATAATAACAAAACACTACAACGCGCGCGCCGATTAGGTAAAGTACAAGAATTAGCTGATGCACTTAAAAATGAACCATTATCTGGCGGTACCGGCATAGCGCATACACGCTGGGCAACTCATGGCGCACCAAGTGAAATTAATGCTCACCCTCATGTATCGAGTGAGAATATTGCTGTTGTACATAACGGCATTATTGAAAACCACCAAGATCTGAAAGAAAAACTACAAGCATTGGGCTATCACTTTTCTTCTGAAACAGACACTGAAGTCATTGCGCATTTAGTACACCATGAATTAAAAACAGCCGCTACTTTGGTTGCTGCAGTACAAGCGACAGTTAAACAGCTAGATGGCGCGTATGGCACAGTTGTAATGGACAGCAATGATAATACTCGTCTTGTTGTTGCACGTTCAGGCAGTCCTTTGGTAATTGGCTATGGTTTAGGTGAGAACTTTATTGCCTCAGACATGATGGCGTTATTACCCGTTACTCGTAAGTTTGCTTTTCTTGAAGAAGGCGATGTGGCAGAAGTTACTCGCTATGACGTTAATGTATTTGCCGAAAATGGTGAAGCAGTAACGCGTGAAGCTAAAGAGCACGACATTAGCCAAGACAGTGGTGATAAAGGTGAATACCGTCACTACATGTTAAAAGAAACGTATGAGCAACCTACTGCAATTCGCAATACATTAGAAGGACGCTTAGTTGGTGGTAAGTTAGATAATAATAGCTTTGGCGAAGGTGCCGACGATATTTTTAAAGAAATTGAACATGTACAAATTATTGCCTGCGGTACCAGTTATCATTCAGGCATGGTTGCGCGTTATTGGTTAGAGGCTATGGCTGGTGTTTCATGTAATATTGAAATAGCGAGCGAGTTTAGGTATCGCAAATCTCATGTGCCAAAAAATGCGCTTATTGTCACTATTTCTCAATCAGGTGAAACTGCTGATACCCTAGCAGCATTACGTTTAGCTAAAGACTTAGGTTATCGTGCTAGCTTAACCATTTGTAACGTACAAGGCTCATCACTAGTACGTGAATCAGACTTGGCATTTATGACCAAAGCAGGTGTAGAAATAGGTGTAGCATCAACTAAAGCATTTACCACACAGCTTGTTGGTTTACTCATGATGACACTAGCGATTGGCCAACATCATGGAATGACTGAGCAAATGCAGCAAGACATCGCCCAATCATTAATGATGCTGCCAAATAAACTTGATGAAGTGCTAGCCTTAGCTGACTCTATTGAAGACTTAGCGGAAGACTTTGCTGATAAAAACCATGCATTATTTTTGGGTCGAGGCGATCAGTACCCAATAGCAATGGAAGGTGCTTTAAAGCTAAAAGAAATATCATACATTCACGCTGAGGCTTATGCTGCAGGCGAATTAAAGCATGGCCCGTTAGCGTTAATCGATGCTGAAATGCCGGTTATTGTAGTTGCACCACAAAACGACTTGATTGAAAAACTTAAATCAAACGTTGAAGAAGTACGCGCCCGAGGTGGTTTAATGTACGTATTTGCTGATACAGACGCTAAATTCGAAAGTGATGACACCATGACAGTAATTAACGTACCGCACTGTGACGATATAATAGCCCCGATTGTGTATACTTTACCGTTACAGCTACTTTCATATTATGTTGCCATTATTAAGGGCACAGACGTTGATCAGCCAAGAAACTTAGCCAAATCAGTCACCGTTGAGTAA
- a CDS encoding methyl-accepting chemotaxis protein: MKINALYLTVFTAYKIDHLINEIGIIVILLTVSLGIFAPKAMADALDNLTKQLNALNTSDGDLTKRINSTRKDEIGDVANSFDNFIDGLAELIQSIIIQTNAVIEGVNKLNDGAHQIEGTSLKQTDSVDAIVTAINEMSYAIKEVAQNANLTAEEVNKVNLLTADGTQITGEAVKEIQGLSDTVKNATDVILKLSENSSDIASVLDVIRSIAEQTNLLALNAAIEAARAGEQGRGFAVVADEVRTLAARTQQSTQDIQVMIETLQKGVKEAVTAINLGNEATKTSVDLSERTLDAFAKISTASQNVIEASSQTATATEEQSQVAEDVSKNITELSDQTSSNYQVAKNNGSDASTILGLAQELNSSVSRFKLG; the protein is encoded by the coding sequence ATGAAAATAAATGCCTTGTATTTAACTGTTTTCACTGCGTATAAAATAGATCACTTAATTAATGAAATTGGTATAATTGTTATTTTATTAACGGTTTCTTTAGGTATTTTTGCACCAAAGGCAATGGCTGATGCATTAGATAATTTAACAAAACAGCTAAACGCATTAAACACTAGTGATGGTGATCTTACCAAACGCATTAATAGCACTAGAAAAGATGAAATAGGGGACGTTGCAAATAGCTTTGATAACTTTATTGATGGATTAGCAGAGTTAATACAATCAATTATTATACAAACTAATGCTGTTATCGAAGGTGTAAACAAGCTTAATGATGGTGCTCACCAAATTGAAGGCACTAGCTTGAAACAAACTGACTCTGTTGATGCCATAGTAACGGCCATTAATGAGATGTCTTACGCTATTAAAGAAGTCGCTCAAAACGCTAATTTAACTGCAGAAGAAGTAAATAAAGTTAATTTACTAACCGCAGATGGCACTCAAATAACGGGTGAAGCAGTTAAAGAAATTCAAGGGCTTTCTGATACAGTAAAGAACGCAACTGATGTTATTTTAAAGCTTTCAGAAAACTCTTCTGATATTGCTTCGGTACTTGATGTTATACGAAGTATTGCTGAGCAAACAAATTTATTAGCATTAAACGCTGCAATAGAAGCCGCTAGGGCTGGAGAACAAGGTAGAGGCTTTGCAGTTGTTGCTGATGAAGTAAGAACATTAGCGGCACGTACTCAACAGTCGACTCAAGATATACAAGTAATGATTGAAACCCTACAAAAAGGCGTAAAAGAAGCGGTTACGGCGATTAATTTGGGTAATGAAGCTACTAAAACAAGTGTTGATTTATCTGAAAGAACTCTTGATGCCTTTGCTAAAATCTCTACTGCTTCACAAAATGTAATTGAAGCATCATCTCAAACAGCCACAGCAACAGAAGAACAAAGCCAAGTTGCGGAGGATGTGAGTAAAAACATTACTGAGCTTTCAGATCAAACCTCAAGTAACTATCAAGTGGCAAAAAATAACGGCTCTGATGCAAGCACTATTTTAGGGTTAGCTCAAGAACTAAACAGCTCTGTCAGTCGGTTTAAATTAGGTTAA